The window TGGTGGCATCAATAAAGTCATTCAGCATCTTACGGGCTTTGCCGGATTCAAGTGCTTCAACAGCCAATTCCTTGGCTTCTTCCAATTTCTCAACCTTTCCTGATGCCTGAATAGCAAATGTGGCATTTAACAGAGCAATATTTTGCTGAGCTTCGGTCGCTTTATTTGCCATGATATTCGTTAGTATCTCTGCATTTTCTTTCTTGCCGCCGCCCATAAGGTCATCCATCTCCACTTTCTTAAATCCAATGGATTCAGGGTCAAACAAGATGGAGGTGGAGACTACTTTATCTTTCAGTTCAAAGATCTCGGATTGAGAAGTTAAGCTCACTTCATCAAGTCCATCATGAGCATTGAACGTGTAAGCAAAGTCTGTATCAAGATTGGCAAGGATGTGAACCATTTTTTCGGCTACTTCTTTACTGAAAGCACCGATTACATATCGCTGAACTTCGGCGGGATTAACCATTGGACCTAAAATGTTAAAAAACGTCCGGAAGCCAAGTTCACGGCGTGTCGGCATCACATACTTCATGGCTGGATGAAACATCGGGGCAAACATGAAAGCCATTCCCACTTCATCAAAAACCTGCTCCACTCCTTCTTTACCGAGCTCAATAGCGGCCCCTAAATGTTCTAAAACATCAGCAGAACCACATTTACTGGATGCGCTACGGTTTCCATGTTTAATTAAAGGCACTCCCGCTGCAGCCGTAATTAAGGAAGCTGCAGTAGATATATTGAAGGTGCCTGACTGGTCTCCCCCGGTTCCAACAAGATCGATAGCTCCCGTAATATCCACATCTACTTTTACGGCTTTGGAGCGCATCACTTTAACAAAAGCGGTCAGTTCTTCTACCGTTTCTCCTTTCAACCGCATAGCTGTAAGGAAACCGGCAATTTGTTCTTCAGAGACCTCGCCCGACATGATCAGGTTTAGCGCTGTTTCAGCCTCAATTTGGGAGAGGTCTTCAGAAAATGAAAGTTTGTAGAGAATACTTTTGAAATCCATTATTGTCGCAACCAGTTTTGAATTAATTTAGGTCCTTCGGTAGTAAGAATGCTTTCCGGGTGAAATTGGATCCCCTGGATGGGATACTCTTTGTGGCGAATACCTTGAATCACTCCGTCATCCGAATGAGCTGTGATTTCAAGTACATCCGGGATACTATCCGGATCTAACACCAGGGAATGATATCGGGTAGCTGTGAAGTCTTTTTCCGTTCCTTCAAATATAAACTCCCCGTTATGTGATACTTTCGAAACCTTGCCGTGCATAAGCTTAGGAGCGTGAGTAACTTTAGCCCCAAACACTTCTCCAATAGCCTGGTGACCCAAACAAACTCCCAATACTGGCGTGTCTTTCCCCATCTCACGGATAATTTCTTCGGTGATTCCCGCTTCATTCGGACGCCCGGGGCCGGGAGAAATGAGGATCTTAGAAGGCTTCAAAGCCCTGATCTCATCCAGCGTCATTGCATCATTTCGAATGACTTTATAATCATCTGTTTCAGCTGCAACCAAATGAACAAGGTTGTAAGTGAAGGAGTCGTAGTTGTCAATAATAAGGATCACAGATTCATAGGATTTAAAGATTTTTCAGATGTTAAACATGATGGAATAGCATTCATAAGTCAGGGTTGTGACGAATTTTCTTCGAATAATAGTAAATCAGCGACCATCCATTCTATCCGCATCATCTGTGTTCCAAATTTTAAAAGTGCCTCACTATTCCCGTTACTTCTCTTATGGGTTCCATTACAGATTCTGCTCGTTCTCTGGCCTTTTTACCCCCTTCTCTTAATACATCGTGTACATAATCCAGGTCCTTAGCCAGTTCATGCCGTCGATCGCGTGCATCTCCAAAATACTCCTCAATCATTCCAAGCAGTTCTTTCTTAGCATGACCGTAGCCATATCCACCGGCTTTATATTTGGCTGCTATCTCGTCTTGAGTGTCTTTATCGGCAAACAGTTTGATGAGGGCAAACACATTATCACTTTCAGGATCTTTGGTATCTTCAAGCGGTGTTGAATCTGTTTCAATAGACATGACTCGCTTCTTCAGGGCCTTTCCTTCCGCAAATATATCGATGGTATTATTGTAGCTTTTACTCATTTTGCGACCATCAATTCCGGGAACAACAGCCACTGATTTCACAATGTGTTCTTCCGGTAGTTTGAGGTATTCACCACTATACGTATGATTAAATTTGCCGGCAAGATCGCGGGTAATCTCAATATTCTGCTTTTGATCTTCCCCTACAGGGACTATATCGGAGTGATAAATAAGGATATCAGCTGCCTGCAGGATCGGGTATGTGAATAAGCCGATGTTCGGGTTGAGCCCGGCGGCGATTTTATCTTTATAGGAAACTCCTTTCTCCATGAGAGACACAGGAGTCAAAGTTCCGAGTATCCAGGCCAGTTCCGTGACTTGCGGCACATCAGACTGGGCAAAGAAGGTCGCTTTGTTGGGATCTAATCCCAATGCCAGGTAATCAAGTGTTACATCAATTGTATTTTGGCGAAGCTGTTCTCCATCGTTCAATGAAGTCAGCGAATGGAAATTGGCGATGAAGTAAAAGGCTTCTCCCTCCTCCTGCATAGCTATATGCTGACGGATCGCCCCGAAATAGTTTCCGATATGAAGCTTTCCTGAAGGCTGAATTCCTGATAAAATTGTTTTTGTGTCGCTCATAAACTGTGTTATTGAATATCTAAAGCTACGCTAAGCGCCTGTATGAGTGCGCCCGCTTTGTTCTGTGTTTCTTCAAATTCTTTGGTGGGATTACTGTCGGCAACAATGCCCGCACCGGCCTGAATATAGGCTTTGTTATCGGTTACCACCATGGTGCGGATGGCAATACAAGTATCCATGTTTCCGGAAAAATCGAAATAACCAACCGCACCGGCGTATATTCCACGCTTGGTCGTTTCCAGTTCGTCGATGATTTCCATGGCTCGTATTTTTGGAGCCCCACTTACAGTTCCGGCCGGGAAGCACTGCATAAGTGCATCTACCGACGTTTGATCTTCGCGAAGCTCACCAACCACATCACTTACAATATGCATAACGTGTGAATATCGCTCGATAACCTGATTTCGTTCCATCTTCACCGTTCCGGCTTTGCTAACGCGGGAAAGGTCATTACGCCCCAGATCCACAAGCATAATGTGTTCTGCCACTTCTTTGGGATCGTTTTTTAAATCTTCTTCGAGAGCAAGATCTTCTTCATGTGTTTTCCCCCGCGGCCGGGTTCCCGCAATGGGCAAAACCCGTGTTTCTCCTTCCTGAACCCGAACCAATACTTCCGGTGAGGAGCCCACCAGTTGAAAATCTTCAAAATCCAGATAGAATAGATACGGAGATGGATTTACCATTCTTAATGCCCGATACAACATAAAGGGATCACCGCTCATATCGGCTTCAAACCGTTGAGAAAGTACTACCTGGAATATATCACCTTCATAAATGTGCTCTTTAGCCTTGTCAACAATATCTTCGAAATAATCCTGATCCATATTGCTTGCCAGCGACTCGGTATCAATACTAAACGAACGGTTTTGATAATTGGAATTCAGGGCCGCTGCTTCCATTTCGTCGAGACATTGCTGAGCATTCCGATAGGCTTCATCGATGTCTTTTTCTTCATCTACAAAAACCGTTCTTATCAACACTACCTGGTGCTTCACATGATCAAAAGCGAAAATCTCATCATAAAAAGCCCAGATAGCTTCCGGCAGGTTAAGATCATCATCAGGTACATCGGGAAGATCTTCAACCAGGCGAAAGGTATCGTAAGCAGAGAATCCAACCGCCCCTCCTTTCAATCGCGGAAGTTCGGGGAGTGTGGGTTCGGAATAGGCTGTGGTCAGTTCTCTGAGCTTGTCGAAATAACCCTGATCGATTTTATCTGTTTTCCCTGCAGACTCAAGAGTTGTCTGCTCTCCATCAAACATCAGTTTTTGATAGGGATTTCTTCCAATAAAGGAATAGCGGGCCAGCTGCTCCCCGCCCTCTACCGATTCCAGTAAGAATGGGAACTCAGCCCCCTCCCGGATATTCATAAAAAGTGAAACCGGAGTAAGTACATCGGCCAGCAATCTGCGATATACCGGGACAGCCGTATAATTTTTACTAAGCTCTATAAATTGATCTTTGTTCATCTAGTTTGGTTAATCGTTATTCGTGAATCGTTTACTTCACGGATCGATTAACGATTCACGAATAACGGTTTACGAACATTCAGAAATAAAAAAACCCACAATTCCTGGGGAACAGTGGGTTTGCTTACATTCTTATCTATCGTTCAATCTACGTACGAGACCCACTGTTATTTGTAACAACAGGCCACCACCAAGCATTAATTTGAACGATTTGTTTTTTCATAACGCGTCGAATATAACGGCATAGCAAAGTACATGCAATACGAAGTTCCACAATTTATGAAGTTTAAATCCGTATTGGATTTAAGAACCATGAATCCTTACCATTAGAAATAATCTTTTAGCAGCAAAATTATTTTGAAGCACCTATTCATCTACACTACTCTTTTGCTTGGTTCAAGCATCGTGTTTCTTTCTTGTGATTCGACCACTTCACCAAAAGATATATTTGAGGAAAGCCCGGTAATCCAAAGCTTTAATGTATCGCCTCAGAATGTGCAATTCACATCAGCTGATGATGGTGTTAAGGATACAACAGTGATAGTCACCTTTTCAGCAGAAACAGAGAATCTGTCTGAAGGTGTAGTCCCCAGAATAATTATTACCGACCGAAATTCCGGCCAGGTAGAGTTGCAACAGGATATGGAAGTAACATCAACTAATGGTGAATTTACTCTTGAGGTGCCGTTTGAAACCAAGACTACTTTCTTTCAGGATTTTAAAGTGAATGCCATTGTACAGAATCCTGAAACCAGCGATTTTAATTATGCTACGGCTTCGCTTAAGATCACCGGATTTTCGGTAGAACCCCCTGAAATCCTAAGTGTAAATAATCCTGAAGAGCTACAGCGACCTACACAAGGAGAAGCTGCGGTAGGTTTTTTAGCAAAAGTTTCTGACGTTGAAGGTATGGATTCTATCAGAGGAGTGTTCCTTCGTTTGATCAGTCGTGAAAGCGGAGAAGTATCAGGCTCACCATTCCAACTTTATGATAACGCTTCAAATGGTGATCAGGTAGCGAGTGATTCTGTTTTCACAAGAGTGTTTGTGTTTAATTCAGAAAATGAACTTCAAACCTATGATGTGTTTTACTATGCGATTGACCGTGGAGGTTTAACCAGTGATACAGTTTCAACAACCTTTAGTATTGTTGAGTAAATGAAGAAATTTATAACAGCCCTTACTTTTTTATTTCTTCCTTTTGTTGGCATAGCCCAAGTTTATGGTCCACTGAATCCAGACCGCGAAACCACCAACACTATTCGGGTAAATGGAGTTAGCACTATATTAGCTTTCGGTGATACCGTTTGGATCAGCCCTTCCCTGAATAGAAATATCAATAATAACGCGGAATGGTTCACACCTGAAAACGCTGATAGCGTAGTCAATGGCATTGGACGTGTGTATTCGCTGGAGCTTGGACAAGATACCGTTTTAGCAGGTCTTGGCTATACGAATACGGAAGCCGAAGGAAGTCCCCAAACCGCATTCGGATACTATTTTTCAGTGGATGGTGGCGATTCATGGCGTTTTGAGCCCCCAGTCCTCGACCCTGATCCTCCATCGAAATGTTTTTCAGATGACCCTGATTTTGAACGACCATCCAGTGCCGGGGATTACGATCCGGATTGCGATATACAGTTTACCTACGGCGGGATAACTTACAATCGCATTCGTTTTACAGTCCCTGAGCAAGCGCCGCCCTATGAAGTAGATTTTCAAAATAACGTTGTTTATTCAGCTAATTTCGGAGGCGGGTTAATCCGAAGTCGGGATTTCGGTGATACCTGGGAGCGGGTTATTCTCCCCCCTGACAATGTTTCCGAAATGACCCCGGATGATGATTACACCTGGAGTTCGGATATCATATTAGCGAACGGAGACGTCACGCAGATTAACCGTTATGATCCCAGAAGTAAGTTTGGACTGAATCTGCGTGTTTTTGGGGTGCATATCGATTCACAGAACCGGGTTTGGGTGGGAACCGGCAACGGAGTGAATGTTTCGGATAATGCATTATCAGCCCCGACGGATAGTGTTCGCTGGTCGCACATTACATTTGATGGATCTAACAACGGACTTATCGGAAATTGGGTAATCGAGATTAAAGAAGAACCGGGCACCGGGAGAATATGGATGACTAACCGGGTGATAGAATCCGGAGTGGAAGATCAGGGACTTGTGTACACCGATGATGGCGGCCAAACCTTTACCCAGATGCTGATTGGAGAGCGCATTAATGATATTGGTTTTAAGGATGGATATGTATTTGCAACCGGAGAAAATGGCTTGTTCATTTCTCCCAACGGTGGAGATACCTGGATAAAATCACCTCAAATTAAAAGCCCGAATACCTTCATAAAATCAACCGCTGTTTTTTACTCAGCTACTTCTACTACCAATCGTATCTGGATCTCTACAAGCGATGGACTCGCCTCTCATGAATGCTGCACAGCCAACCAGGTTTTTGATAACTGGGAAATCACCCGGGTTAACTTCCCTCTAAAAGGCGGAAATGTTCACGATGAAGGCCGGGATGTAAACACCTATGCCTACCCCAACCCATTTTCACCGACCGTCCATGAGCTGGTTCGCATCAAGTTTGAAGTAGAAAATCAGGGCAATGTGAACATCCGGGTTTTTGATTTCGGGATGAATCTCGTCCGGGAAATTGAAAACGCTTCTTTCCCGCCTGGCACTTATGAAGCCGTTTGGGACGGGGTTGACGGAAAAGGCCGTAAAGTTGCTAACGGAGCTTATATATATGTGATTGATACGCCCGGTACTCGCAAGAATGGTAAAATTTTGGTGGTGGATTAATGCTGAATAGATTCACACATATCAACAGAACTTTATTCCCGGTCTTCCTCCTCTTGTTTGGGTTGATTTCGCCATCGCTTTTAGCTCAGAACGGTGGCTTTGCCGGAGCATCATACCGGATTGGGTACAGCGCCAGGGGAATGGCTATGAGTAACGCCATGAGCGCGGTAACATCTGAAGGCGCTTTCGCCTACTATAACCCTGCACAAGCGGCATTGGCGTTAGATACCCGCCAGACCGATCTTACGGTTGGAGCGCTTAAATTTGACCGTGTATTCCAAAGTTCAGGCATACACCTGAAACTT of the Gracilimonas sediminicola genome contains:
- the trpD gene encoding anthranilate phosphoribosyltransferase, giving the protein MDFKSILYKLSFSEDLSQIEAETALNLIMSGEVSEEQIAGFLTAMRLKGETVEELTAFVKVMRSKAVKVDVDITGAIDLVGTGGDQSGTFNISTAASLITAAAGVPLIKHGNRSASSKCGSADVLEHLGAAIELGKEGVEQVFDEVGMAFMFAPMFHPAMKYVMPTRRELGFRTFFNILGPMVNPAEVQRYVIGAFSKEVAEKMVHILANLDTDFAYTFNAHDGLDEVSLTSQSEIFELKDKVVSTSILFDPESIGFKKVEMDDLMGGGKKENAEILTNIMANKATEAQQNIALLNATFAIQASGKVEKLEEAKELAVEALESGKARKMLNDFIDATNDAMGTFKY
- a CDS encoding anthranilate synthase component II translates to MILIIDNYDSFTYNLVHLVAAETDDYKVIRNDAMTLDEIRALKPSKILISPGPGRPNEAGITEEIIREMGKDTPVLGVCLGHQAIGEVFGAKVTHAPKLMHGKVSKVSHNGEFIFEGTEKDFTATRYHSLVLDPDSIPDVLEITAHSDDGVIQGIRHKEYPIQGIQFHPESILTTEGPKLIQNWLRQ
- the trpS gene encoding tryptophan--tRNA ligase; its protein translation is MSDTKTILSGIQPSGKLHIGNYFGAIRQHIAMQEEGEAFYFIANFHSLTSLNDGEQLRQNTIDVTLDYLALGLDPNKATFFAQSDVPQVTELAWILGTLTPVSLMEKGVSYKDKIAAGLNPNIGLFTYPILQAADILIYHSDIVPVGEDQKQNIEITRDLAGKFNHTYSGEYLKLPEEHIVKSVAVVPGIDGRKMSKSYNNTIDIFAEGKALKKRVMSIETDSTPLEDTKDPESDNVFALIKLFADKDTQDEIAAKYKAGGYGYGHAKKELLGMIEEYFGDARDRRHELAKDLDYVHDVLREGGKKARERAESVMEPIREVTGIVRHF
- the trpE gene encoding anthranilate synthase component I, with the protein product MNKDQFIELSKNYTAVPVYRRLLADVLTPVSLFMNIREGAEFPFLLESVEGGEQLARYSFIGRNPYQKLMFDGEQTTLESAGKTDKIDQGYFDKLRELTTAYSEPTLPELPRLKGGAVGFSAYDTFRLVEDLPDVPDDDLNLPEAIWAFYDEIFAFDHVKHQVVLIRTVFVDEEKDIDEAYRNAQQCLDEMEAAALNSNYQNRSFSIDTESLASNMDQDYFEDIVDKAKEHIYEGDIFQVVLSQRFEADMSGDPFMLYRALRMVNPSPYLFYLDFEDFQLVGSSPEVLVRVQEGETRVLPIAGTRPRGKTHEEDLALEEDLKNDPKEVAEHIMLVDLGRNDLSRVSKAGTVKMERNQVIERYSHVMHIVSDVVGELREDQTSVDALMQCFPAGTVSGAPKIRAMEIIDELETTKRGIYAGAVGYFDFSGNMDTCIAIRTMVVTDNKAYIQAGAGIVADSNPTKEFEETQNKAGALIQALSVALDIQ
- a CDS encoding WD40/YVTN/BNR-like repeat-containing protein, yielding MKKFITALTFLFLPFVGIAQVYGPLNPDRETTNTIRVNGVSTILAFGDTVWISPSLNRNINNNAEWFTPENADSVVNGIGRVYSLELGQDTVLAGLGYTNTEAEGSPQTAFGYYFSVDGGDSWRFEPPVLDPDPPSKCFSDDPDFERPSSAGDYDPDCDIQFTYGGITYNRIRFTVPEQAPPYEVDFQNNVVYSANFGGGLIRSRDFGDTWERVILPPDNVSEMTPDDDYTWSSDIILANGDVTQINRYDPRSKFGLNLRVFGVHIDSQNRVWVGTGNGVNVSDNALSAPTDSVRWSHITFDGSNNGLIGNWVIEIKEEPGTGRIWMTNRVIESGVEDQGLVYTDDGGQTFTQMLIGERINDIGFKDGYVFATGENGLFISPNGGDTWIKSPQIKSPNTFIKSTAVFYSATSTTNRIWISTSDGLASHECCTANQVFDNWEITRVNFPLKGGNVHDEGRDVNTYAYPNPFSPTVHELVRIKFEVENQGNVNIRVFDFGMNLVREIENASFPPGTYEAVWDGVDGKGRKVANGAYIYVIDTPGTRKNGKILVVD